A single genomic interval of Musa acuminata AAA Group cultivar baxijiao chromosome BXJ3-4, Cavendish_Baxijiao_AAA, whole genome shotgun sequence harbors:
- the LOC103982425 gene encoding serine/threonine-protein phosphatase PP1, translating to MDPKVLDGIIQRLLEVKGGRPGKQVQLLEAEIRQLCLVSKDLFLQQPNLLELEAPIKICGDIHGQYSDLLRLFEYGGLPPQANYLFLGDYVDRGKQSLETICLLLAYKIKYPENFFLLRGNHECASINRIYGFYDECKRRFNVRLWKVFTDCFNCLPVAALIDEKILCMHGGLSPDLNNLDQIRNLARPTDVPDNGLLCDLLWSDPSKEIQGWGMNDRGVSYTFGPDRVTDFLQKHDLDLICRAHQVVEDGYEFFADRQLVTIFSAPNYCGEFDNAGAMMSVDETLMCSFQILKPAASEKKRFGFGSTAASRTGTPAW from the exons ATGGATCCCAAGGTGCTGGATGGAATAATCCAAAGGCTGCTGGAAGTGAAGGGCGGCCGGCCGGGGAAGCAGGTGCAGCTCCTGGAGGCGGAGATCCGACAGCTATGTCTCGTGTCGAAGGACCTCTTTCTTCAGCAGCCCAACCTCTTGGAGCTCGAGGCGCCCATTAAGATTTGTG GTGATATTCATGGTcagtattctgaccttttgagacTTTTTGAATATGGTGGATTGCCACCTCAAGCCAATTACTTGTTCTTAGGGGATTATGTGGACCGAGGAAAACAAAGCCTTGAAACAATATGCCTTCTTTTAGCCTACAAAATTAAGTATCCAgagaatttttttcttttgagggGCAATCATGAATGTGCATCCATAAATCGTATCTATGGGTTCTATGATGAATGCAAGCGCAGATTCAATGTGAGACTCTGGAAGGTCTTCACTGATTGTTTTAACTGCCTGCCTGTGGCAGCTCTTATTGATGAAAAAATCCTATGCATGCATGGAGGTCTTTCTCCGGACTTGAATAATTTGGACCAAATTCGTAATTTAGCACGGCCTACTGATGTGCCAGACAATGGATTACTCTGTGATCTTTTGTGGTCGGATCCTAGTAAAGAGATCCAAGGATGGGGAATGAATGATAGGGGTGTTTCATATACTTTTGGACCTGATAGGGTCACTGACTTTCTTCAGAAGCATGATCTAGACCTTATTTGCCGTGCTCACCAG GTGGTGGAGGATGGATATGAGTTCTTTGCTGATAGGCAACTTGTAACAATCTTCTCAGCTCCAAATTACTGTGGTGAATTTGACAATGCTGGTGCTATGATGAGCGTGGATGAGACCCTGATGTGTTCATTCCAAATTCTGAAGCCTGCAGCTTCAGAAAAGAAAAGGTTTGGATTTGGTAGTACTGCTGCATCTAGAACTGGAACTCCTGCTTGGTAG